The following are from one region of the Salmo salar chromosome ssa27, Ssal_v3.1, whole genome shotgun sequence genome:
- the LOC106588526 gene encoding cell wall protein DAN4-like, with amino-acid sequence MTTTTSAAIMNTTYAAPTMATPALTTTTTTVASSMAIQPAGPTTMTTTVSPTMTTTPTSTTTIVLPTFTSTSMASVTSTTRFGTVMVFVRLVFQLNTPVPTEEDVLGVINKQLSRQLNIQRNTQTTFQNATYIKLTHTSFAIDLGFKITNVTMDSRRDRLTFTSETYNKIQDSINSLLNDILSKPDGKQFVFPNANFTIVGTQIRADMMYVYKEEDINFPSAFLEEVLKVSGLLTTTVTPTTTSTTPLPTLLLTTTFNTTSDGGFPGWALAIIIPCGIAIILVPLWILLCCLLCGCCAAVRRRWHRRRSYNVQYTTRNGFL; translated from the exons ATGACAACCACAACTTCAGCTGCCATAATGAACACTACATATGCAGCTCCAACAATGGCAACTCCAGCTcttacaaccaccaccaccaccgtagcTTCTAGCATGGCAATTCAACCTGCAGGTCCTACAACAATGACCACAACTGTTTCTCCAACAATGACTACAACACCTACAAGTACAACCACAATTGTACTTCCAACTTTTACCTCAACTTCTATGGCTTCAGTGACATCAACAACCAG ATTTGGCACAGTGATGGTTTTTGTTAGGCTGGTGTTCCAGCTCAACACACCAGTCCCCACTGAGGAGGATGTCCTTGGTGTCATCAACAAGCAACTGTCTCGCCAATTGAACATTCAGAGAAACACTCAAACCACCTTCCAGAATGCAACTTATATCA AACTTACACATACTTCATTTGCCATCGATCTTGGTTTCAAAATAACCAATGTCACCATGGATTCTCGAAGAGATAGACTCACATTCACCAGTGAGACCTACAACAAGATACAGGATTCAATTAACAGCCTA CTCAATGATATTCTTAGTAAACCAGATGGCAAACAATTTGTCTTTCCCAATGCCAACTTTAC TATTGTTGGCACTCAAATCAGGGCAGACATGATGTATGTATACAAAGAGGAAGACATCAATTTCCCTAGTGCTTTTCTAGAGGAAGTCTTAAAAGTCTCAG GTCTCCTAACAACCACGGTTACCCCAACAACTACCAGCACCACACCACTTCCTACCCTTTTGCTGACCACTACTTTCAATACCACAAGTGATGGAGGTTTTCCTGGCTGGGCTCTGGCCATTATCATCCCTTGTGGCATCGCTATCATTCTGGTACCCCTGTGGATCCTGCTATGT TGCTTGCTATGTGGCTGTTGTGCAGCTGTAAGGAGACGCTGGCACAGACGTAGATCTTACAATGTACAGTACACCACCAGAAACGGATTCCTGTGA